In a genomic window of candidate division WOR-3 bacterium:
- a CDS encoding radical SAM protein: MYRIIETIEKEYESCHICPRNCGVNRLKGKRGFCGVDRNSKVFNTAVLVNEIEEIAPTYAIYFAGCNLRCIFCSVAEENTLISTGKEKTQMGRDFVEVNDRFIEKIETEIEKLKPKTISFIGGEPSVHLLTIFELIEKLRPKIPLVFYTNLYYNPRINQILSEWFEFIVADMHFGNNTCTRMSTETNNMRICADYFETTTANIKATRNKVILRHLLLPGHLDCCFKKIIDWMSVDIPYKSLWLLTNYFPYLNTQIDTDKKEDADGHRLDRRIAAASKGLARMVSADEIAKALDYAKNKGIIIKILDLFKLRREMSHCLADNQEIVINEDGIVAFKYLDGMAVEMARQMEEHNTPHPSLAHKGRGL; encoded by the coding sequence ATGTATAGAATAATTGAGACCATTGAAAAAGAATATGAAAGTTGTCATATCTGCCCAAGAAATTGCGGTGTGAATAGATTGAAGGGTAAAAGAGGGTTTTGCGGTGTAGACAGGAATTCAAAGGTATTCAATACTGCAGTATTAGTAAATGAAATAGAAGAAATTGCGCCGACCTATGCAATTTATTTTGCGGGATGCAATTTGCGTTGTATATTTTGCTCGGTGGCGGAGGAGAATACACTGATTAGCACAGGAAAAGAAAAAACACAGATGGGCAGGGATTTTGTGGAAGTGAATGATAGATTTATAGAAAAAATAGAAACTGAAATTGAGAAATTAAAACCAAAGACGATAAGTTTTATTGGTGGAGAGCCGAGTGTGCATCTGCTTACAATCTTTGAATTGATTGAAAAATTGAGACCTAAAATTCCGCTGGTATTCTATACGAATTTATACTATAATCCCCGAATTAACCAAATTTTGAGCGAATGGTTTGAATTTATTGTGGCGGATATGCATTTCGGGAATAATACTTGTACGCGGATGAGCACAGAAACAAACAATATGCGAATTTGCGCAGATTATTTTGAAACGACGACGGCGAATATAAAGGCAACGAGGAATAAGGTAATCCTTCGGCATCTCCTTTTACCAGGACATCTGGATTGTTGCTTTAAGAAGATTATTGACTGGATGAGCGTGGACATACCGTATAAATCGCTATGGCTGTTGACCAATTACTTTCCATATTTAAATACACAGATTGACACGGATAAAAAAGAAGACGCTGATGGGCACAGATTAGATAGGCGGATTGCCGCTGCGAGCAAAGGATTAGCACGAATGGTTAGCGCGGATGAAATAGCCAAGGCACTTGACTATGCAAAAAATAAGGGTATAATTATCAAAATTTTGGATCTATTTAAGTTGAGGAGAGAAATGAGTCATTGCCTGGCAGATAATCAGGAGATTGTAATTAATGAGGATGGCATTGTAGCATTTAAATACCTGGATGGAATGGCGGTGGAGATGGCAAGACAAATGGAAGAACATAACACCCCTCACCCTTCCCTCGCCCACAAGGGGCGAGGGTTATGA